One part of the Streptomyces lydicus genome encodes these proteins:
- a CDS encoding VOC family protein — MELAQIRLLVTDFRDCYRFYRDVLGLAPQFPAEDGPYAKFTCDEGSAGLALQDRGQMARVLGELAAPPAGYRSLVVLRVDDLDGHCARITARGAVLAHGPAPMTDRMRVAHLRDPEGNLVELQEWLAPRPAD, encoded by the coding sequence ATGGAACTGGCCCAGATCCGCCTGCTCGTCACGGACTTCCGTGACTGTTACCGCTTCTACCGCGACGTGCTCGGCCTCGCCCCGCAGTTCCCGGCCGAGGACGGCCCGTACGCCAAGTTCACCTGCGACGAGGGGTCAGCGGGCCTCGCCCTGCAGGACCGCGGGCAGATGGCCCGCGTCCTCGGGGAGCTGGCCGCGCCGCCGGCCGGCTACCGCTCCCTCGTCGTCCTGCGGGTCGACGACCTCGACGGCCACTGCGCGCGGATCACCGCACGGGGCGCCGTCCTCGCCCACGGTCCGGCCCCGATGACGGACCGGATGCGGGTCGCCCACCTCCGGGACCCGGAGGGCAACCTCGTCGAGCTCCA